One Euphorbia lathyris chromosome 1, ddEupLath1.1, whole genome shotgun sequence DNA segment encodes these proteins:
- the LOC136211481 gene encoding transcription factor CYCLOIDEA-like yields the protein MFSSTTSLNPFIPSSSSSYVDLSPYIIHHHEPDHNTFLLHHYQNPVSILPLISTDSNNGMTMSSKQEIQVNDGDFLHQYGFGGASSVSLADKRPPKKDRHSKIYTAQGLRDRRVRMSIEIARKFFDLQDMLGFDKASKTLDWLLTKSKRAIKELAQNYHDHDHDHINYNNNSADSTCEVEDNMIPKNERKMKKMKKKAAASNLKVTTAKQLREKARARARERTRVKLLCNTKFKNYDPTFQTLNQSNSTLLNNPYFHHHSSSSFNVVGEPYGSTIGDSILIKRKLKQSTMMGYQQNMFLLKDANCNNFPILPPNWENNSSIPRSSLCAITSMNRSTGAHLHGKLWEAEKSKLL from the exons atgttttcttcaactACTTCTCTCAATCCTTTCAttccttcatcttcatcttcgtATGTTGATCTTTCTCCCTACATAATTCATCATCATGAGCCTGATCATAACACTTTTCTTCTTCACCACTATCAAAATCCAGTCTCAATTTTACCATTGATTTCTACTGATTCAAACAATGGAATGACTATGTCTTCAAAGCAGGAAATTCAGGTCAATGATGGAGATTTTCTTCATCAGTATGGGTTTGGTGGTGCATCTTCTGTTTCCCTTGCTGATAAAAGGCCGCCTAAGAAAGACAGACATAGCAAAATTTACACAGCTCAAGGATTAAGAGATCGGAGAGTAAGAATGTCAATTGAAATTGCTCGCAAGTTCTTTGATCTTCAGGATATGTTAGGGTTTGATAAAGCTAGTAAAACCCTAGACTGGCTGTTAACTAAGTCCAAAAGAGCAATTAAAGAATTAGCTCAGAATTATCATGATCATGATCATGATCATATTAATTACAATAACAACAGTGCTGATTCAACATGTGAAGTAGAAGATAATATGATTCCAAAGAATgagagaaagatgaaaaagatgaagaaaaaagCAGCAGCATCCAATCTGAAAGTTACTACGGCTAAGCAATTAAGAGAAAAGGCAAGGGCAAGAGCAAGAGAAAGAACAAGAGTTAAATTGCTTTGCaatacaaaattcaagaattatgATCCTACATTTCAGACTCTGAACCAATCAAATTCAACCCTATTAAACAACCCCTATTTTCATCATCATTCTTCTTCCAGCTTCAATGTTGTTGGAGAACCCTATGGAAGCACAATTGGGGACTCCATATTGATCAAAAGGAAGTTGAAGCAATCAACAATGATGGGTTATCAACAAAATATGTTCTTGTTGAAAGATGCAAATTGCAACAACTTCCCCATTTTGCCTCCAAATTGGGAAAACAACAGTTCAATTCCACGTTCAAGCTTGTGTGCAATTACTAGTATGAATAGATCTACAG GTGCTCATCTCCATGGCAAACTCTGGGAGGCTGAAAAAAGTAAATTGCTATGA